The DNA sequence TCTCCCTGTAATAATTAATGGGCTCTCAAATAGAAGGTCAGGTATACTAGACGGATACACCTGCAATTATGATTGTGATTTGAGATGACATAAGATTATTGAGAACAAGATCTAAATGAATGTAACTACATAATTCTAAGATATTGAAGCACAGACAAAAAGAATGGCTGCTCAATACACGACATTGAACAAGTTAATAAGGAAAAATGTAGTGCATATCTGATAATGTTTCAATAACGACGCAATACACTGCATTaagtataaaaaatcaaaaaaaaattactaatatGGTAATTGTAATTTACAACCTATGATGAGTCAATGACATGAAAAATTGCAACCACGTCTTACTAGCTTCATCCTTGTCATGCAATAGAAGTAGGATGCGCTAGTAATTGGACAACACAAACAGTTTCCTGATACTTAGTGAGAAATCAACTCAGTACATGAAGCTCACGTCAAGATCTCAAGATCAATATTGTCTATATTGCTGATGCTAATATTTGCAAGAATGGTCTGGTGAACAAATTCCTGATACTTAGTGAGAAATCAACTCAGTTCATGAAGCTCACCTCAAGATCATCAAGATCGAGATTGTCAATATTGTTGATGCTAATATTTGCAAGAATGGGGTACAAAGTCTTAGTGAAGAAGCCCTCCAGTCGAACTTCAACCAAATCTGTACAAGCACCAAAGATATTGCCGGAGTAGATGATTAGACTTTTCACCAATACCCTCATTATGATTACAAAATCAGAAATAGTGCAACTTTATGGAAAGAAAACAAACCACTTCCTAGACAGCTTAATGGAAACTCATGTATTTAGCATCTAAAAGAGAAGGCAATATTTTTACCAGAATTTATGCCCGCCATGCTGGATGTTAACATTATATGGGTTTATTATTGTTTCAATATTTCTATAAGAAAATTACTATAGTAGTTATCCCACTAATCTAAGCATTAGAGCAAATCCAATACAGTGCTAAAACTGGTTTTATAGATAATATATGAAAACAGGTTTAGAATTAATAAATCCAGTACACAGACAGACACTAGTACACAGATATGTGTATCTACGACACTGCATTTGCATATATCCTATCCAAATGGGAATTTCAGAAAGGAAGAAAAACTCTCTAACCAAGTTAAAAAACAGCAGATGTCTTATTAACCAATTTACAATGAGGTGGATATACTGACGTTAATGGCTCAGCACAAGTTGACatactttattaatttttaaaattctgacGACAAGATGAGTGGAACTACAGAGATTATTGCTTGAGGCCTTTGCCCCTTTTCTGGACCCCTTagaattaaaacttaaaacttcATGTACATCTTAGATTATCTATAGGTTCCACAATCTAGGGGAAGGATCAAAACACATCAAATTTTAGAAGCAACCTGCATGATATGCAGCATCGTAACAGCCCCTGCCAATAGTTGCAAGCATTCGCAGAAAATAGTGATTACAGAAGGAGCCTGCAAGGATGTACAATGAATATTCAAAGAAAGTTCCAGAAAGAAAGAAATCTGACACCTGTATATGCAAATTGACTATTCACTTAATTACAACTGATATAGTCGACGATAGTCAGAAgcctaatttaatttaattttttttcacatgGACAATATACAAGCTTGGCAAGAAAAATCAATCTTCAAACTACCTTCGAATGGGAAATATTTAATACAGTGGAATCGAAGggcaaaagaaaaaatttatacacGCAAAAAAATTCATATCTAATATAGTTTAAGGCGCCCCAAAGCTTTTAATTAAGCTTTTTATTCTGGTTATGGTCAATTACAATAATTGTGTAAAGATCTATACACTACGCTACAATTTCCCAGTAAATATAAGTTTAATATTAAGGACTGCAAATCAACAAACGTGCTCCTCAGATGTAAGTGTACAGATTGACCAATGAATAAGTatctgaaaaacaaaacaaattattaCCTATGCCGAATGTGTAAAAACGGGGGCTTAATGATTCTTGATTTGTTAGATGATTTTTCATGACATCACAAATGTTTCTCTCATTTTCAACTGCCCCGTCGGTAATCAGGAAGATAGCAGGAATGCAGTTTTGGGTATTGGAGATCATCTCCAGGGCCTACAAGGAAAAAAACAGTGCATCCATGGTAAGCTTCTGTTGTTATTTCATCATCAACCAACTTATGATTGCATACTAGGTTCCACAGATGTGTTCACGGCATATAAAGAATAAAGAATAGTAGTAACTAAGAGATACAATTTTGTCCATCAAATGGAAATAGCACAAGACCTGATTCAAGGGAAGCAGAATATTTGTACCACCTCGGGCAACCATATTCATGCTCATCCACTCAGTTACTTTATCAATAGCTTTCTTAGTAGCCAGTTCCAGAGACAATGAGAATAGGTGGATTTCATCATTAAATGCGATTACATTAAACGAGTCTCCGTGATCAAGCTTTGAGAGTGCTGCAGCAAGAGCATTTTTGGTACCCTCAATTGGCTTCCCCTGCATGCTTTCACTTATGTCAACGACGAATATCACTTCCTTCCTGAAAACCTATGGAGTATCAAGTAAGAACTCTGTAAGTGACTAATCCATCTGCAAGGTACACCAGCCTAAAAAAAACTTTCATATGTAGTTCAATCTTATATCCATTCCACTACAAAGTTTATAATCACAGAGTAATTGCCAAGGCATAGCTAGCTTCAATATATTTCTGTGTTCTAAAGATACTGAGCTGCTCCTGTAACTGTTCACttacatattgttaataaataGTTGGGAGTCCATGTCATTGGCTATTAACTGATcgggaaaattaaattataggtCCCTCaactattgacgttttattgtctaggtccctgaaATAAAGATTCCGTATTTTAGGTCATTTAACTTTTCCGttttctgatctaagtccttccgtcaaaaagattctaacggcGTGAACTAGGGTTCTTGATGTTAATCCTgatcaaagcaattttgaaggtgttagtgatatccaaacTTAAAGTGcaagtagtcaaattgaaaCTTGAATCACTAGCACTCATATGACATcaattttcacaaattagaTGTAATTTTAAAAACCCTATATTGGACAataaatttagggttcttgatCAAATTTAGGgacctaaatttataaaattttgaattggaCCTAGTTTGTGAAAATTGGTGTCGTATGAGTGTCGCTAGCGACAcaagcttcaatttgactacttgaactttgAGTTTGGATATCACCAACAAGTTCAATTgctttgatctgtatgaaactcaggaaccctagttaacaccgttagaatctttttgacggaaggacttagatcagaaaacaaaaaagTTAAGTGACCTAAAATACAGAATCTTTAGTTCATcgacctagacaataaaacgtcaatagttcaGGGACTTGAAATATAATTTGCCCTTAACAGATCTGactgaatttattatttattagttgTCAGCTGGTAATTAACAGAATAATGTGACTGGCTGAATTCATCTTAAGTCACACACATAGTTACCCGGTTCGCGGTACAGCCTAGGGATCCGCGAACTGGTTCGCTCGTACCGGAACACGGGTCGAAGTCGACCCGGATCGGCCGGGATCGCGTTCCAGTTCGTCATTTCCGGCGAACCGCGGATGCTTACTCTGACAACCGTAAAACAAGGAAGAAAGTTGATAATCTgtgatatacacatatatttgtcTGCTTTAACTCTTAAAGAAGATGAAGtgtgaagaagaagatgaagagggtgaaAGAAACGTGTATGTGTAAATGTGCCGGCGTATGTGTAACTGTGCTTGTTGTTGACAGCtgtatcttttttcttttactttattgtttatttttcatttttcttttattttgacaCTAGTCATAACTCAGCAGATTGCAAAACTCAATAGATGttccatttaattttatcttttttctCTAGTTTTCAAAACAAATcttgtaattatatttcaatttaatataatataatattagaaattcaaaaaataaaactatgagattaattattataaaaaggtaAACTAAATTagttaatgttaaaaaaattgtcTTAAAATCAACAATAAATGATTCACTATCAATTAGTTATAGGATTTTTGTGTCAATTGATTCTTATtcaatttttaacatatttacaattttttatctttattatacatatattaacgGGATCCTTATATCGACCCGCGTTCCCGATTCACAGCTCAGCGTACCCCATTCACTCAAACTAACGTTCCACGTACCCGAACTCGTACCGCGTACCAGATCGATCCACGATCCGTGCAACTATGGTCACACAGCCAGGATGAGACATTTTCGTAGATAATTAAATCTTATATATATTCCATTACTAACTCCTTTAAGAAAGAAGTATTTGCTAAGACATAGCGAGCTTCTATTTATTCTTTTGTGCTCTAATGACCTAATCTGTTTACTTTcgtgaagaaaatatataatcagaGTGTATGCAATCAGCTTAACTGATCTGtgcaaatatataattgaaagaACTAAAACCAATAAAAAAGCATCATCGTATCAGGCTTCGGATTGACTAGTCCTCAACTTTTGACTATAAATATCCTCCAAAAAACCAACGTGTTCTGCTTTGGACTTCAGAAAATACTTGGCTGCCTAGGCAGAACAAACAACAGAGCAACTCTTAACTCTATTTGTTTAGAAAAAACAACAGAATGAGCCTACTAGAAGAATAATATTGCAACTGGAGAgcaaaaacaagaagaagaagaagaagaagaagaagaagaagaagaagaagaagctttGTTCTAAGTATAcaattcattagggatttgagAATATACACTCTAATCATATTTACCTATTCTCTACATAAATTTTATCAATGAATGCGAATTTTTAAGACATAGCCTAGGATCTCTAGTTTGTTTTCCGAGTCATGGAGTGCTTCAACCATGCTCAAAGGGTGCTCAGGACACATTCCTGTTACCCGATAACACGATGAGCTTTTTATCTGTTTTCctttctacttctttcccatAAAATATTTCCTAAGAGGTTCACAAGTATGTGTCAGTGTACTCTTTGAGCATCATCATTCCACCAACTTGCTCCATGTGATAGTGATACTAAGTAGGCACATTAAACTCATCACCAGTACCATAAGAAAAAATTCTTTGAAAGGTAAATATAAAGCCTAAAAGAAGAAAATGCAAGATACCTacctttttgttttgtttgcttCCTGCAAACAGAGAGACACAAAACATTTCCCTTTGGTCGATGTCAAATTTCATTGGTGATTGCAAGATTACACTACCGGAAAGACTAGATGATACCTGAAAAGATATGGATGCCTCGAATCACAAATTAAATGGAAATGGTCCGAAATCATTATATTGCCCTTATAGGCCTATGAAAGCTTCGGCAATAATTAGCCTGCTAATACTAGATATGCCTAAAACAGAATTGATGAACAgataattgtttgttttttattgGGCCAAGTAAAGAAACAAACTTACACCATAAGTAATGACAAAATCACTATTTGACCATGTGAGAACTTCTGCATCATATAAAAAACTCAACTTCTCTCCATGGCGTCTTAATTCCTGAAATAAGAATTTGCACCAATTAGCTCCTATATACTCAAAACACACTAATGAAATAACTTTTCAGCTATACCTTCAGAGGATGACTGATTGTCTTGCACAACACTTCAGTACCAGGACCAGCGTTCACATTGAGctgtattttttcttttttagacATTCTTTTCCCAACAGGGGTGACAAACTCAGGGAAACTATATGGTATATTCAATGTAAATTCGCCATCTTGATAAGATAGTTTTTGGGACCATCTCACTGTAATTGAGAGGTTGGAACCCCCGTCTACCTGTGAACAATGTATAGAACCCAGGCATAAATGGTACAGACCTAAACAAaaaccaagaaaaagaaaatgtgaTTGGAAAATACCTCAGGTATTGTAAGAACATATATATGGTGGGGCAAAAGAAAGCCTCCAGCATCGTATTTCGGTACTTTTTCCAAGTCATTGTCATCCATAGTTACCAGCTTactataatatgatttttcagGTACTTCAACTTCAACACCTAGAATTGAACCCTGTTAGCAAATAATGTATTACTtgagaacaaaaagaaaataactaaCTGTTACATATCATTGCATTGAGTAcaaaaaattcttaaaacatgccttatatatatgttaacagtGATAAAGTGCTCGACTCTAGCAAGCGTGCTCCTAGTGCTAAAAGGTCAAAGGCTCGATTTTCACCTGCCCCTTCCTCTATTCCTAAGATACACTATACTTAAGAATATTACAAGTATCTATCACATATTCGCAACCTACATATTTTTATGAAGTCCATAGAGGATAAACAATTTGTCACTCTAGCAGACATTGTCAGCAGTATAACTTGCTAGAAATATTATATGCAGTAAACTACTAACAGAAAATGAGTAACTAATTTCCATAAATTCCAGTTCACTTgatttaagagcatctccaacggggtCGGCTAAAattggttggctaaattggacatgtaggacattgtgtaaaatttgttgaacctttaagagcatctccaatggtaaaagcccttagctaaaattATCTAGGTGGCGCTTATTTGGCATCTATGTGTCACTTTTAAAGattatgtaaaaaattggaACTCCAACCCTCCCtccccttagcaaaaaatatagccaaccatgtttggttggctatatttgtcgatccaagAACGCCTTTGGGtataaatttacatatttaCATAAGCATGAATATAGATAACCCCATTGGAGtaattattgaaatttgaaacccttagcaaaaaatttacatattcaatataagtatataaccaATGAAAatagccaaccattatacatattacccttggagttgctctaagacaTTGTTCTTCAATGGTAttagctatattggttggttatattataaaaatagtaGTATGTTTTTAATATCTTAActtgttataaatatacaatatcaCTTTAATCgctttaatatagtaataaatgatacGAAATCTTCTTACAGAtacaaatatagccaacattAGCGCATCTCCAACCATGTATAACCCTTAACTAAAAATCAATAATacatactataaataaaaaatattgagattttgtaaaaagaaaaaaaaaactcaacttcAATGGTACATTccccttgtctataattatagacaaccTCCAAAGAGTTAAACTTCTTGGCAAGATATGCTAAAAATGTTGAAGTTAAACCCTGTTGGCAAGGATGTCCAGGTTTCATCTTTCAACTATTCTCTGGTTATTGCAATTGTTTTCAGTACTCTGAAATCTCCCGctccattttaattttttcgatCAAATCTTGCAAAATGCTAAACCAAGCGTATCTCTGAAGAAATCGACCCAATTTATAATATAGCTAATGAAATTGTTAGGCTTATGTAACAGCCTCTCTCTGTCTACAACATAGggaaattaacaaaaatattaattttttaaaacttatttgcaactctacaaaaaaaattgcaaaatatACAGTCTTCTACCGAATACCACTACATCAACTTTTTCTGCAGTTCTAAAAAGTCAGCAACTGCAAAACCATATTTTGCCAGAAACTTCATATCTTCAAAACAAaacatatttttgcaaaaaaaaaatcccaacaATTCAGCTGCATTCACAATTACAATATCACAatccatataaattaaatatacatactaTTACTGAATTTATACCTGTTCTCCCATCGGAATCGCAACGCGACACTGACACTTCCGACTCCCCATAACACAATGAACTCTCCACTCTCCACTCATCTTCACAAAGGCCGTATCCAACACACAATCCACTTCCACTACAATTCCGTTCATCTGCAACGGAATCAACGCCGGCGGATCACACCTGCCGTGCACGTGCGGCTGATAACTCGGAATATCAGGATTATCAACTACCACTGGATCAGGAATCACCGCGTAAACCATAAGCGCCGTCGGTAAGTACGCCTCCGATGACTTCTCCATAGCAGCCATCGGCCTCGGCGGCGTTATCGATCGGTCTTTGCCGAAGTAGATTCGCTTCGATAAGCGCACTCCGTCTTCAACCGCTTTTACAAACTCATCCgccatgagagagagagagagagagagggagggagagagattagTGATCACTGTTAAGTTGtatcgagagagagagaatcgGTGGAGAGAGATTAGGGTTTATAAAATGGGAGATTTGTGTGCATATGGAGTGGATTAGATGATGAATTTCATTTATGAGGAGAGGTTGGAATTTTTAAATAGGTAAACGTTAAAATTGCAGCAATGAGAGTATGCTTACTGTTGTCCAGCCTGGACCCACTGGATTAACTGATTTTCTGCTTGACTTTGTTGGACTCTACGCGGGGTAATAAAATCCATTATTTTGTACACGGAATGCctataattaattagattacCGCCTTGcccatttttagatttttaataattaaattattcaaaattaattgaattttatatttaaaaatattataatttatatttttaccaaatacatacaatttattttaaattatgatttttaattttttaaaataataaaaatattatccttagcttttattcaaaaataattaagttGATTCTTGAAAGTTAAAAATGGATAACTAAAAAGTGTGCGAAAAGAATATCTTGAATTTAGATAATTTAGTTAGATTATTTAGTaatttaaagaaataaaatgatattatagaagaagaagaagatagaataaaaataataattttctcaatttcttaCTTCTCCTGTTTCCAATGGAAATATTACAGAAGACCGAGAGGAATTTCCTGAAAAGACTTCTGCTTATGCTTCTTTATGGTAATAAAAAACAGaagtttactttttatttaacGAAGCCACTCTCATCTCCAACGATTCGCTGAACCACAAGACTTTTTACTTCAATggtttttaagatatttttggAATGAGCCCGGATCGAACCCAGGACCTGGAACGACACGACAGAAGATACGCTCTTAACCATttgagctatccaaccgtgccCTAACGAGCAACTTTGGTTTTCGAAGATCCTGTAAAATCCGCAAATATAGGAGTATACTTTTATTAAAGTTGAAGCAATATTAAATGAATATGAGCATGCAAGAAATACCTTTACTTGGCATCTGGATTATGGAATAGTTGGATTAGTGGAAGTCTCCGTGTGCACAAAATAGTGGATGCTGTTCTCACCGGCCCTTGGCATCAGGACATCATCCATATTCTTATTATAATTATCATCACTTTCCCTAGCCGATCAAGTAAAGAACTATTCGACTTGTAAAGTATTTGTTGATTGCTTGTTTTAATTATAAGAATACATATGTAGGTATTTCTTCGTTTTGCCACTCAGTATTTGTTCTTCAGGTAAGAAGAGATTACAAATCAGTTTATGTTCTTCTGGACTAGGGGAAAACGGTAAATGATTAGTTGATTGATGTGTACAAGAGCTTAATCTCATAGGATAACACTTTTGTAGAGTAGCATTTAAGATAATTAATTAAcctttgaaatatataaatgaagGGCTGAAAGATGCCTTTGCCGGCATATCGTGCAAGACAATTAGGCAAAACAACAAACTCAACAACTCCTTGACAAATGACAGCCAAATCCAAATGATCCCAGAAATCATCAACTAGTCAACGAAATATTTAGCACTAGCCAAATCAAGACCCTCAAACTCATTGTTTGCTCCTCCACCAGTCTAGATGCTCAGTCATATTCTAAAATGTAAAATTACATGGAACATTGAAAGAATTTAAATAAACAAATCAGAACATAAATAGACTCGAAACTAATTATCATGTATAATTGCAAAGATTTCCTATAATATACCGATCAATATGTTAAATACAGTGTAAGGGTCTAATCTTCGCTCCCCCTTGTAAATTTGAAATGTATATCTATTATCTACTATATCTTCTTTCCCATAGACTCGGGGATTGAGGTTAATTCGGATCTTGGTTTGACACACTCTCTTTACAAGCTCTATTACTATGTGCAATCACAAGTCAAAAGAAAGAATATGGTGTGGTCCTATTGACAATCTGCAAAACAATAATTAATTGAAAAGGAATATTGATGCCGGTGACCTGATAACAACTGCCAAGAACATGTACGCTTTACCAGTGTCTGTTTTGGTTTCCACCTATTTAGCTTCTTTAATGGCAAAAACCAGAGAGCCCATGGTCCTATTGCTGCAAAAAATCATGGTACATGTTCTTCCAAATGGTGAAGAATGCCAGCTTTGGACTATATTTGTGCAAAAAGGAGTTCGTTCCATGTATCGGGAACACCTGGCAGGCACCAATGCAGGCAATCTTGCATTCCAGGTGTGGCTTTGATGCTGTATCTGGAAATGTGACCCTCGTCTCTCAGCTGAGATATAGCTGTTATGTCCAAGAGTTTAACCCTAGTTCCCTTCACAGATCCAGCAGCAATTGGATCGATGGATTCATCTTCCAGAACCTCTAAGTTCCCAGATCGGGGGGTAGTATTGTCACAGGTACCTCCGGTGTTCCAATCTCCATTAAAGAAGTGTCTGGGTGAGATGGATCGATAGAAGGCTTTTAGGCCTGGATATTTGGGAAGTTCCGAGTTCACCCATTTGACAATACtgtaaattgtgaaatttttagCACCAGCAATGGCAGCAATATTTGCA is a window from the Daucus carota subsp. sativus chromosome 8, DH1 v3.0, whole genome shotgun sequence genome containing:
- the LOC108199667 gene encoding uncharacterized protein LOC108199667 isoform X2; the encoded protein is MDDNDLEKVPKYDAGGFLLPHHIYVLTIPEVDGGSNLSITVRWSQKLSYQDGEFTLNIPYSFPEFVTPVGKRMSKKEKIQLNVNAGPGTEVLCKTISHPLKELRRHGEKLSFLYDAEVLTWSNSDFVITYGVSSSLSGSVILQSPMKFDIDQREMFCVSLFAGSKQNKKVFRKEVIFVVDISESMQGKPIEGTKNALAAALSKLDHGDSFNVIAFNDEIHLFSLSLELATKKAIDKVTEWMSMNMVARGGTNILLPLNQALEMISNTQNCIPAIFLITDGAVENERNICDVMKNHLTNQESLSPRFYTFGIGSFCNHYFLRMLATIGRGCYDAAYHADLVEVRLEGFFTKTLYPILANISINNIDNLDLDDLEVYPSSIPDLLFESPLIITGRYRGDFPSMIQLNGVLADMSNFTLNLKVQEAKDIPLDKIIAKQQIEFYTAQAWFSENKALEEKIVKLSMQSSVISEYTRMILLETNKTTDSAENGEGKKGTSESAEKKKKKVSKDTDYGKILVLHNFGFGFGNLIATVENTPPGADEVKLPDPGELFVQAASNCCGKMCDRCCCMCCIQICSKLNDRCAIVFIQFCGALSCLGCYYCCELCCGSGR
- the LOC108199667 gene encoding uncharacterized protein LOC108199667 isoform X1, with translation MADEFVKAVEDGVRLSKRIYFGKDRSITPPRPMAAMEKSSEAYLPTALMVYAVIPDPVVVDNPDIPSYQPHVHGRCDPPALIPLQMNGIVVEVDCVLDTAFVKMSGEWRVHCVMGSRKCQCRVAIPMGEQGSILGVEVEVPEKSYYSKLVTMDDNDLEKVPKYDAGGFLLPHHIYVLTIPEVDGGSNLSITVRWSQKLSYQDGEFTLNIPYSFPEFVTPVGKRMSKKEKIQLNVNAGPGTEVLCKTISHPLKELRRHGEKLSFLYDAEVLTWSNSDFVITYGVSSSLSGSVILQSPMKFDIDQREMFCVSLFAGSKQNKKVFRKEVIFVVDISESMQGKPIEGTKNALAAALSKLDHGDSFNVIAFNDEIHLFSLSLELATKKAIDKVTEWMSMNMVARGGTNILLPLNQALEMISNTQNCIPAIFLITDGAVENERNICDVMKNHLTNQESLSPRFYTFGIGSFCNHYFLRMLATIGRGCYDAAYHADLVEVRLEGFFTKTLYPILANISINNIDNLDLDDLEVYPSSIPDLLFESPLIITGRYRGDFPSMIQLNGVLADMSNFTLNLKVQEAKDIPLDKIIAKQQIEFYTAQAWFSENKALEEKIVKLSMQSSVISEYTRMILLETNKTTDSAENGEGKKGTSESAEKKKKKVSKDTDYGKILVLHNFGFGFGNLIATVENTPPGADEVKLPDPGELFVQAASNCCGKMCDRCCCMCCIQICSKLNDRCAIVFIQFCGALSCLGCYYCCELCCGSGR